One genomic window of Pocillopora verrucosa isolate sample1 chromosome 8, ASM3666991v2, whole genome shotgun sequence includes the following:
- the LOC131782616 gene encoding m-AAA protease-interacting protein 1, mitochondrial-like — protein sequence MAAQTCLRRIHFTIQKLPFNEVYLRYRALASSFETSSLILRPPSAYSLRITRTMCSKRGKGFSGDEDGNGDRDEVHTKVKPVVVSLNQGPFGWIANNLKLFLLKSIVDTEFDEKEFLRGAKQALCVVSQLLNKEQYSQLQEIVSNELLESLMSMKDDKPIKEVVSLKEILSANIQKVKFRFEADETTLSSGEGHFEVNITVAFVCTRGNGKGAFQRQLGNVKIIDLDIPKIVYLTFRKRHTLSNATGWQVISIYYI from the coding sequence ATGGCGGCTCAAACGTGCCTTAGACGAATTCATTTCACAATCCAAAAACTTCCCTTTAATGAGGTTTACTTGCGGTATAGAGCATTAGCTTCGAGCTTTGAAACCAGTTCTTTGATTCTAAGACCACCATCTGCTTATTCTTTGCGTATAACAAGAACAATGTGCTCCAAAAGAGGTAAAGGCTTTTCTGGCGATGAAGATGGAAATGGAGACCGTGATGAAGTCCACACGAAGGTAAAACCTGTTGTAGTATCCCTCAATCAGGGACCTTTTGGTTGGATTGCAAATAATTTGAAGCTGTTCTTGCTAAAGAGCATAGTGGATACAGAATTCGATGAAAAGGAATTTCTCCGGGGCGCCAAGCAAGCTCTGTGTGTAGTCTCTCAGCTATTGAACAAAGAACAATACAGCCAGTTGCAGGAGATAGTATCTAATGAACTACTAGAGTCATTGATGAGTATGAAAGATGATAAACCAATTAAGGAAGTGGTTTCGTTGAAAGAGATTTTATCGGCGAATATACAGAAAGTAAAATTCAGATTCGAAGCGGATGAAACTACTTTAAGTTCTGGCGAGGGACATTTTGAGGTGAACATAACAGTTGCCTTTGTGTGCACAAGGGGCAATGGAAAGGGAGCGTTTCAAAGGCAGCTTGGAAATGTCAAGATAATTGACTTAGATATTCCTAAGATAGTGTATTTAACTTTTAGAAAACGTCATACGCTTAGTAACGCTACTGGTTGGCAGGTGATAAGTATTTACTATATCTGA